A window of Pieris rapae chromosome 22, ilPieRapa1.1, whole genome shotgun sequence genomic DNA:
attataataaatttcaatattaataggAAACGTAAGGAAGAGAAAGTACCGTGGACATTTACACTAGATGTACAGATACTGTCCTCTGAAACATGTCAGACAATGGGTGATGTGATGCGGGAAATAGATGCAGCAGGTCTTATAAGAGGATACTTCATATTACTAAATGTTAATACTATAACTAATGTTAACTTTGCACAATTGTTGGAACAACACAAGTGAGtattaagaaaagaaattacaaTGTTTTGGTGTTTTCAGATTTCTATCTGTTGGTGGAATCCATCTCTGGATTTCTTAACcaactaaattcaaattaaagcaTTCATATAAAGTACAAACATTTAGTagtcaattttatatttcagacAAACCTGTAAAAGAGATAAAGGTGCAGCAATGACATTAGTCTATAAAGAAGTTGCATGGGATCATCCtcttataagtaataataatcctATTTTTGTGGCAGCTGATGGTAATACTAACAAAATTTTGCTCTATCAgaagtataaaacaaaaagcaGGGATAATACATTATCTTTACCTCTGGTAAGTACTGATTGTTTTTAACCCTATGGTCTGAAGAATATTGAAGATAGTCATACTCTGTCTCAATGATAAATCTTCCCCACaagatattcaaaatatattgtttaaatatttgttaaataatttaaataaacatttgtttcaGGAGAGTGTATTGCATCATTCAGAAGTAAAATTGCATCATAATCTACTTGATGCAAATATTGCACTCTGTTCACCTTCAGTCCCTCCACTTTTTTCTGATAATTTTGATTTCCAAAACAGAAATGATTTTATTCATGGAATTCTTATAAATGAAGATATTCTAGCCAGCTCTTTATATTACACTTTATTAAAGGGAAATCAATATGCAGCAGCTGTAACAAATTGGAAGacttatcatattatatgGTTTGTCTAATTTCTAATCTAAGTTTATAGATAGTTATTGTCTGCAAACAATGTGttaaaaaggaaaattacTAGGCCACaggtattagaaaaaaatcaaaatgaaatatttatttattttttagcttGGATGTACTTCACCGTTGGGTTCATCCATTATCTATTGAAACTGGGTCCTTCTACCAGAACAGTTACATCTTTATGGGCAAgcacaattatataaaaaaaaattctgtgCTCAGCAGGTACTAGTTGTTTAtacttagaaaaatatttgatagatATGTCAtgttatacacatattaacaattttttaagtgtatttttatgagtcagtattttttatttatagatctTGTTCTCTTATTGAAGATGTTATAATTGGATCAGAATCCCATATAAGTGACATGTCATCACTACGTAAAACTATAATTGGTGATAAAAGTCttattggaaaaaatgttACACTACAAGGGAGtcatattatgaataatgttGTTGTAAAAGATAAttgtaaaatcataaatagttttattgatGATGGCTGCATAATAGAAGATAATTGCATTCTTGAGGGTGTAGTCATGGCTCGTGGAGCGAAAGTAAATACTGATTCAAGATTAAAGGGAAGCATAATTGAAAAGTCACTTAATGACAAAAATGgtaagataaattttatattcatcatCATGTCGGCAAAATAACATGAAGATACCAAAGTCTGTATATACTTTCTGAGTTATATCattgtaacataaatattaccttcattttatatattgcagATAAAACTTTAACAAAATCTACATCTGAAAGTGGAACAGAATGGGAAAACGAATCATCCGGTGATGGTGACGAGGAGTTTGTGGGTTTTGAGAAACAGTGGAGTGATAGTGAATCCTGTTATTCATCAGACTCCAGTGCGGAGTCATCGTTACCTAATTCTCCAGTTCCTGATGATATAAacagtaagtttttatttgtaaaaattaaaactgatttgattataaaaaaaagcaatctacacattcattttaattatggcTGACATTGGCACTAGTCTCTACTACAACCCTAATGATGTCATTAATTCATCATAAGTGCAAACATTGtctgttacataaaattaatattgattattattgatatgatATTAACTATTGGAGGTACAGGTCTTCTTTGTTGGTGATCTCTTTACAAGCAAAgcaataaagtaatttattattaataaaaatactttttgttgaACAATTcttttgttatgtgtatactaaaatagttattttttccaGTTTTCCTTCAAGAGGTGATTGACAGTTTAGCAAGAGGTTATGAAGAGAAATTAAAGTGTGATTACCTAATATTAGAAATCAACTCCTCAAGATATGCAtacaatattcaattaaatgaaGTAAATTTCTTTGTTGTAAGAGCATTACTCAGTTTGCCTATTCTGGTGGATAGCAAGAATGTTCTTGTCACAGTGAAAGATATATTGAAGTTTTTCCATCCTGTTTTATCTAACTATATTAAGACTAAATCATCAACAATGGACTGTCTACGAGCGGTtgaggtaaataataaataatccatgtttcataactattatttatcatGTATGTGTTCAGTTTTCTAGGTCTTCTTATTTGATACCTGTTTAAATGGGATTTGaattgttgtttattattataatactcgTAATTATgaacattacttttattacagGACAGCTGCATTAAAAATGAATGGCTTAATGATAAAGCAGGTCAAGTAGTACATTTGCTCTATAATGCAGATGTTATAGATGAAGATTCTTTATTAGAATGGTATGAGGATTTGAAAGAGGAGAAAAGTGAAATCGTAAATCAAACATcacttattaagttttttgagTGGCTTAATCAAGCTAGTGAAGAAAGCGATGAATctgagtaataaaaattgtttgttaatatttttgtgttgtaaataaataactgtacATGTTccaagtttaattaattaaaagcgtAGTTATTTCATCTTATTGTTGCATATTGCTGGCACTGAACAGTTGTAAATTTGCTGAACTTGGAAATGTCCAAATTTGTTGGCTCACATGGAGAATGAATTTTTATCTGTCTCATGTGAGTATCACGTCCATTTTGGTGATTGCTTAGAATAGctatttgtatcataaaaGTCCGTATTGGGCTGTCATCAAGATCCTTAATAGGAATCATTTCCCAACCTACAAAATGCATATAGTTATCAAGTATCAGTTACATTTTTTGAAGGCCATAGaatgcataaaatataacatatttaccaCTGGGTTCTATCAATTCTATAACTTCAATTTCCTGTAGATCGTTAAAATGTGTTCCAGCACGGATGGAAATTCTACTTGGTGTGTAACTTTCATCAAGTTTATAGTctgtatagatataaatatgtgATACCATGGTTTTCCgttgaaattgaatatttactaAATGTGGCAATTGACCATCAGATTGCCAATAGGTATCCATGCAATCATCTCTTAATTGATCAATACCAAAGCCTGTAAAtacaaatcaatatatattcttaaaattgtTCGTGTTATCAAAAAGTCATGCCTTGATACTTACCAGGTTTGCAGGAGGATAGACTCCAAATAGCATTATTTCCTACTTCTCGTACTGCCCCGGACCTTTCGCTGACCAAAGGATCCTTTTCTGATgtcatttcaaattattttcctagtttaattaatatactgatcttttttctcaaaaattgattttgttatcggtttattattatttatgaaacaacCGCCACAGGTTAACTTATCCCTATAAGTCGTTGTTTTCTGTCAACAAACTGTCAAATATAAGAAATCGTCGCTGTAGGCTATTTCACTTTTCAAAATTTTGTAACTTATCTGTGGTGTGATACATTTTAGCggcttatttaaaatgatagaCGAAATAGTTGTATATGGCAGTCGGTAGATTTTATccttataaatttacaatagaaagctgaacattattattgatactaccgatttttgttaaaagaaaGTCATCAATAAGAGCAAAATAATATGCGGTTAAAATTACTAGTAATTGTGCTTACATACTCATACACGTACGTAGCTTTTGGCCTGTAACTACACCATcttacattttagtttttattcataaaatacgcATATGTTTTCACTATTTATAACTATGCAATATttcatctatttatttatttattgggaaaccagacagatacatccttataataaaaacaaagtcaaaaataaaacacaatacaaacacattggatgcatccacaacaggttacacttatacaaccataaaaataacacatgacaacaacacacataataatagtagagagttaagacattaagagctgctttattttattcttaaacaaagcagtagtggagtgcgaaaaagggtcaatgtttttaattgaatctagagaagaacacatcctgtgaagaggctcgcggaacccaatgttggttctgggagtctgaaaattaaaagttctatgtaagcgtagagacctggcaggaacattaaatggtatgagttcaagaagatctgaacaacttatttcatttacgcatatttttctCACTGTGACACAATCTATTAGATTACGCCTAGTACTCAgagaaggtaatttatatttttttaaaagttccttGTAATTAGCCCTACCACTATTCatccgataatttaaaatgcgtaaaaatttcttttgtacagCCTCCAGTTGTGCGACATATATAGCGTAATGCGGATTCCAGATGGGACAGGCGTAATCCAACTGGGATTGCACGAGCGTCTTATAAAGGTGGATGTATGTGGTTTTGTCTTTGAAGGGTCTGGTGACTCGTGTTATGAAACCTAACATGCGgtaggctttattaataattaagcctaTTTGCTTATCTAGGGTTAATTTGGAGTCAAAAAGGACACCAAGATCCCTTACAGACCGCACACGTTCGAGGGCATGGTATCCAAGGGTGAAGTTGGCGGTGATTGTGTTATGTGTTTTTCTTGTAAACACGATATGCTGACACTTACTATATTTCAAgagtaatttgtttatttggcaGTAGTCATCAAGCCTATCGAGATCCTCCTGGATAAGTTTCACGTCAGAAAGTGTAACTACCTTtctgtataactttaaatcgtCTGCATAGAGCAAGTAATTGCAGTGTAAGAAACATTTGGAtatgtcattaatatataaggaaaagAGCAACGGCCCAAGAATGGAGCCCTGGGGGACGCCGGATGTCACTACTATTTGAGAAGAAGTAAACCCATTTATAACCACCGATTGAACACGATTATGTAGATATGCTGTAAACCATCTTAAAAGATTGCCCTTAATACCATTAAAAGACAGCTTTTGTAAAAGCATCATATGGTCAACTTTATCAAATGCCTTCTGAAAGTCTGTGTAGATTGTGTCTATCTGGTGGTTATTATCTAaaccgttaaaaatataattactgaaaACAAGGAGGTTTGAGAGAGTAGATTTACCAGCTGCGAATCCGTGCTGTTGATCTATAATAACATGCCTTAGACTGGAATAAATGCGTTGGTGAACTAATCTTTCCAGAACTTTAGGGATTGCAGAGAGTATTGAAATCGGTCGGTAATTTTCGACATCGCTCCTTTCACCACCCTTAAAGATAGGCGTTATGTAAGATAATTTCCAGCAGTCAGGGAATGTGCCACTGGACATAcacttattgaaaataatctgtAAGGGGGCGCATACTGACCGATATGTACGCTTAAGAAAAACTGGTCTAATTTGATCTGGACCAGGACCTTTATTTGGATcaagcaaaaataattctttgctGATTTCATCTTtgtcgaaaaataaatta
This region includes:
- the LOC110996548 gene encoding translation initiation factor eIF-2B subunit epsilon, whose product is MEGDKENVVQAVVIMDTFNSNLNPICTDKPTGLLALAGVPLIDYVLESLVAGGVGEVILFSCQEPSKVREYVKKRKEEKVPWTFTLDVQILSSETCQTMGDVMREIDAAGLIRGYFILLNVNTITNVNFAQLLEQHKQTCKRDKGAAMTLVYKEVAWDHPLISNNNPIFVAADGNTNKILLYQKYKTKSRDNTLSLPLESVLHHSEVKLHHNLLDANIALCSPSVPPLFSDNFDFQNRNDFIHGILINEDILASSLYYTLLKGNQYAAAVTNWKTYHIICLDVLHRWVHPLSIETGSFYQNSYIFMGKHNYIKKNSVLSRSCSLIEDVIIGSESHISDMSSLRKTIIGDKSLIGKNVTLQGSHIMNNVVVKDNCKIINSFIDDGCIIEDNCILEGVVMARGAKVNTDSRLKGSIIEKSLNDKNDKTLTKSTSESGTEWENESSGDGDEEFVGFEKQWSDSESCYSSDSSAESSLPNSPVPDDINIFLQEVIDSLARGYEEKLKCDYLILEINSSRYAYNIQLNEVNFFVVRALLSLPILVDSKNVLVTVKDILKFFHPVLSNYIKTKSSTMDCLRAVEDSCIKNEWLNDKAGQVVHLLYNADVIDEDSLLEWYEDLKEEKSEIVNQTSLIKFFEWLNQASEESDESE
- the LOC110996549 gene encoding anaphase-promoting complex subunit 10, whose protein sequence is MTSEKDPLVSERSGAVREVGNNAIWSLSSCKPGFGIDQLRDDCMDTYWQSDGQLPHLVNIQFQRKTMVSHIYIYTDYKLDESYTPSRISIRAGTHFNDLQEIEVIELIEPSGWEMIPIKDLDDSPIRTFMIQIAILSNHQNGRDTHMRQIKIHSPCEPTNLDISKFSKFTTVQCQQYATIR